The Altererythrobacter sp. H2 genomic sequence CCGGAGATGGCCCCGCTTGCCCGCTCGATCACCACCAGGGCGCCCCCGGCAGCCAGGGCCTCGGCGAAAAATTCGCGGAATACCGGCTCCTGCCAGCGGTCGTGCGCGGGATGGATCTGCCAGACCAGCGGATCAGCCGCGACCGCGAAAAGCGCCTCCCAGTCAGCCTCCTGCAAGGGGCGCAGCACCAGGCGCTCTCCGGTCAGGACCGGCTGACGGTCCAGCACCTGCCTCACTCAGCCGGTCACCGCCGCCAGCGCCGCGATGAACCGGTCGATATTGCCCGAATGGAGCCCGGCCACGTTGATCCGGCCAGACCCTGCCATGTAGATCGCATGCTCGCTCTGCAGGCGCTCGACCTGCTCCTTGCTGACCGGCAGCATCGCAAACAGGCCGTTCTGGTGACCGAGCGGTGTCAGGTCGACCGACCCGGCGGTACCCGCCGCTGCCAGCGTGGCGCGGACCTGGCGCATCCGCGCGCGCATGGTGTCGAGCTCAGCCTCCCATGCGCGGGTCAGGTCGGCGTCTTCCAGCAGCAGGCGCACCGCAGCGCCGCCATGGTCAGGCGGCATCGACCAGGCCGCGCGGGCCAGCGCATTGAGGTTCGAGACCACCGGCGGCAAGGCGCTTTCCTCACGCATCATCACGTAGAGCGCGCCGACCCGGTCGCGGTAGTACCCGAAGTTCTTGTCGCAGCTGTAGGCGACCAGGGCTTCCGGAACAGCGGCCAGCACCCGGCGGGTGCCATAGGCGTCTTCCTCCATCCCCTGGCCAAGCCCCTGGTAGGCGACGTCGATGATCGGGAACACCGGGCTGGCAGCCAGAGCCCCGGCAATTTCGTCCCACTGGGCCGGGGTGTAGTCGATCCCGGTCGGGTTGTGGCAGCAGCCGTGGAGCAGCACGGCATCGCCCATCTGCCCATTGCGGATGACATTCAGCAGCGCATCGAGGTTCGCCGTCCCGTCGGGCAGGGCATGGTCGAACGGCACGAGTTCAAGCGCAATATCAGCCAGGATCTGGGCATGGTTGGGCCAGCTCGGCGTTCCCATGTGGATGCGGGTGACGCCGGCTTTCTGCGCCACGGCCACTGCCAGCCGCACCGCGCCGGTGCCGCCGGGGGTCTGCATCCCTGCAATCCGACCGCCCATGGTGGCATCAGCACCGAAAATGTAAGGCATCAGCGCGTGGACGAAGCCGAGATCGCCTTCCGGCCCGAGGTAGGACTTGCTCTCCTGCACTTCCAGCAGTTTGCGCTCCGCCCCCTTGACCGCAGCGAACACCGGGGTCGCCCCGTCATCGGTGCGATAGACACCGACGCCGAGGTCGATCTTGTCGGCGCGGTCATCCGCTGCATAGAGCTTGATCAGCGCGAGGAGCGCGTCGGGAGCCTGTGGGGCAAGGTTGTCGAGCATAGCGCGCCACTAGACCCGCGCAGCAAGGCCTCGCAACCGGAAATGCTTTTGGGGCACGCCAAATCTGGCTTGTGCCCCCTCTTGCGACCTCAGAAGGGCAGCCAGCGCTGCTTCTTGCTGAACTTCATGTAACCCGCGTTGAGGCCAAGACGCAGCCCCGCGCCCATCCGGATCGGGATCAGCACCACGTCATCCTTGCGCAGGTAGCTCGCGGTGAGGCCGCCGATCAGATAGGCCTGCCCCTCTCCTTGCGGGAAACGCGAGTAGAGCTCTTCACTGTCATGGAGGTTGTAGACCAGCACGAACGTGTTCGACGCATTGGCACCGAAATCGAACCCGATGGACGGGCCGGTCCAGTAGACCTTGCGTTGTCCCTCCACTTTGTGGTGCAAAGTGCCGGAGCCATACCGCACGCCGACAGCAAACGCCCCCCCCGCCTCGCGACCAACGATATAGCCATTCGGCTGCCCCTGATCCTTGAGCAGGTCCTGGATCATCTTGGCGAGACCTTCGGCGCCCTTGCCGAACACGCCTTCGGCCGCGCCGATCAGATCGTCTTCACCGTAGGTCGAGGAACTCGCCTCGGCCACCGCCACACGGTCAGGGCCGCCGGCGGGATCGGCCCAGTCAGGCGCCACTTCGCCCGGTGATTCGGACATGCCCTGAGGCGCGGTTTCGGTGAAGGTCACCCCCTCCGGATCGGTATAGACGGTCTGCTCGCCCGGATTCTCGGCCAAGTCGCCATCAATGGCAAACGCATTGGGATCCATCGATTCGATCGGCTGGGCAGCAAGCGGCGCGGCCAGCAGGGCCCCTGCCCCGGCAATGGCAGCAAAGCTGCGGCGAAATAGCGTGGCGATCCTCATGGTCCCTCCGTCAACGCAAGGCGTAACAAGACATTGCACATGAGAGTCCCTCACGCCTGAAGCGGCAATGAACCGGCGACAAAACGAATCGAAAACGGGGTGAATCGAGTCGCTGCCAGGCATCCGATGCGAAATGAGCGCGGGCCGCAGTCCCCGCTTGCCGTGCTGCAAAGGCCCCGTTATAGCGCCCGCCTTGCCACAAGCGGCCTCTTGCGGAGACGTGGGTGAGTGGCTGAAACCAGTTCCCTGCTAAGGAACCGTACCCTATCCGGGTACCGAGGGTTCGAATCCCTCCGTCTCCGCCACCTATACCATCCCTAGATATCCCAGAAAGTCCCTGAAAGCCGCAGAATTCTGAGGTTTTTCGGACTTGCATCGGAATCTCTAGTTCTTATTTTGTTCTAACTCTTCCCACACTTTCTACCCACTATTGTGGGAGCAGATGTGGGAAGAGAACCAGGATGGATGGCTATGGGAAAACTTTCCGCTGCTCAGATTCGAGCTCTCACTAAACCGGGCCGCTACATGGATGGCGATGGCCTATCGCTGCTGCTCACCGCCCCAAAAAAGGGGTATTGGGTGCTGCGCGCGACCATAAACGGGCGCCGAAGGGACATCGGCCTAGGGCCACTAGACTTAGTTACATTGGCTGAAGCCCGCGAACTCGCGATCGACATGCGCCGCGATATTCAGCGAGGCATTGATCCGATCGAAGAGCGCAAGCGCCAGAAAATCGAAATCCTCACGTTCAAGGCCGCTGCCGAGAAGGTCCACTCCGAGCAAAAGGCGGCCTGGAAAAACGGGAAGCATCAGGATCAGTGGATCAATACACTCGAAACCTATGCTTTTCCCAAGCTCGGCGACCGGCTCGTAAATGACATCGAGGGCCCACTCATCCGAGAAGTGCTCCTCGACATCTGGCTGGAAAAGCCAGAGACAGCTCGCCGCGTAAAGCAACGGATCGGCGTTGTGCTCGATTGGGCCTATGCAAACGGAATGCGCGCGACCGAAGCGCCGATGCGCTCGCTGAGTCGTGCGCTGCCACGGCAGCCCAAGCAGGACGGCCATTTCGCTGCGATGCCCTATGAGGATGTCCCAACTTTCTTGAAGCATCTGCACAAGCGAACGAGTGTCGCACGGCTCGGGCTTGAGTTCCTGATCCTGACTGCCTCTCGATCGGGCGAAGTGCGGGGTGCTAAATGGGCGGAGATCAATCTGGACGCAAAACTCTGGACTGTCCCAGCGGAGCGTATGAAGGTCGGCAAGGAACATGTGGTCCCGCTGACCGATGCGGCAATCGACGTGCTCGAACGTGCCAGACCTTACTACGCTGAATGCAGCAATCTGGTCTTCCCGGGTCGCAATGTCTTGCGCCCGATGTCCGACATGACGCTGCTCAAGATCCTGCGTTACGCGAAGCTAGCCTTCACGGTGCACGGCTTTCGATCTGCGTTCCGAGATTGGGCCGCCGAGAAGACAAGCTACCCCGGCGAAGTGGCGGAAGCGGCGCTAGCGCACTCGGTCAGCAACAAAGTGGAAGCGGCCTATCGCCGTACCAACTATTTGGACAAGCGGCGTGAGCTGATGCGCGAATGGTCAGACTTCTGCGTCGGAAGATAAAGAAGCGCTCTCGTGGGCACGACGGCTTTGCGCCCTCATATCGGTCATTCAAGAAACTGCAGTCGATCTCCAAAAGCTGCCGGTCGTCGGGATGACTGTCACTGATCCGTCCGACCACGGTTCGAAGAATATCAGTCGCCCAACTTGACCTCTTCACGTACGTCCGGCCCTACAGGGCGCTCGAGCGCTTTTACGGCCTCCTCCAAGAGTTCCGGGGTCAGGTCGGTAGTCCGTGCCGGGAGAGGGGTGCCATCTCCCATCTCACCATTGGTCTCGATGTCTTCGATCAGCATCTTCATCTCGGCGATTTCCTTGACCTGCGCTTCGATGATCGAGTCTGCGAGCTTGCGAACACGCGGATCGGTGATCTCTGCTCGCGAACTTGTCAGAACGGCGATCGAGTGATGCGGGATCATCGCTGCCATGTATTCTTCATCGTTGACGGTCGCCTGGCTGCGAACCAGCCACAGCGCCACCGCGAAGGTCAGGGCACCGACGCCCAGGATGATCAAGTTCTTGGTCTTGTCCTTGTACATGCCCCACATGAAGAGAAGCATTACGATCATCATCATGCCGCCCATCACAAAAGTCATCCAGAAGCGGGTCTCGCTCCAGAATACGTGATCGAGCTCGTACGTATTTAGATACATCAGGCCGAACATGATCGCGGTCGAAGTGGCCACCATCGCCATGAAGCGCCAGTAATTGCCCCCACCGCCGTGGTGCTGCTGGTGATCCGGGTCCTGGTTATCGGCCATTCAATCCTCCTGCTGGCTCATGGTCTTGTATACGTACTGGGCCGTGCATCTGATCAGGATGAAACCCGTCAGCGACGCAATGCCTGCAATCTCCCTGAGGTGATCGGTCGGATAGATGCCTCCCAAGCCCACCGTCGTCACGGTGATCAAGGCGAAGTAATCGTAATCCATGGCCGACATGGCCGGTTCCTTTGCGAACCCGCCAAGCTTTTCCGATTGCCGTAGCCGCGATCATTTCTGACCTTCGGCCAATGTCGGAAGCCTTAGCCCACGCAGCCGCAAGGCATTGGCAATGACCGAGACCGACGAGAGGCTCATCGCGGCGGCTGCGATCATCGGATTGAGAAGGAGGCCGAAGGCAGGGAACAACACACCGGCTGCTACAGGGATACCGAGCGTGTTGTATCCAAAGGCGAACACCAGGTTCTGACGGATGTTCCGCATGGTGGCGCGCGACAGGACGATGGCTTGGAGCACACCGGTGAGGTCGCCGCGGACCAGAGTGACGCCGGCGCTCTCGATCGCGACATCGGTACCGGTTCCCATCGCGATGCCGACGTCCGCAGCCGCCAGCGCAGGCGCATCGTTGATGCCATCCCCGGCCATAGCAACGCGCTTGCCTGAAGCCTTGAGAGCCTCGACCTTGCGATGCTTGTCTTCCGGCGAAACGTTGGCTTCGACCTCGTTGATACCGATCTGGCGCGCCACGGCTTCGGCAGTGGCGCGGCTATCCCCAGTGAGCATCACCACGTCGATTCCGCGCTCGTGCAGCGCCCGGATGGCCGCAGCGCTGGTCGACTTGATCGGGTCGGCGACC encodes the following:
- a CDS encoding aromatic amino acid transaminase, encoding MLDNLAPQAPDALLALIKLYAADDRADKIDLGVGVYRTDDGATPVFAAVKGAERKLLEVQESKSYLGPEGDLGFVHALMPYIFGADATMGGRIAGMQTPGGTGAVRLAVAVAQKAGVTRIHMGTPSWPNHAQILADIALELVPFDHALPDGTANLDALLNVIRNGQMGDAVLLHGCCHNPTGIDYTPAQWDEIAGALAASPVFPIIDVAYQGLGQGMEEDAYGTRRVLAAVPEALVAYSCDKNFGYYRDRVGALYVMMREESALPPVVSNLNALARAAWSMPPDHGGAAVRLLLEDADLTRAWEAELDTMRARMRQVRATLAAAGTAGSVDLTPLGHQNGLFAMLPVSKEQVERLQSEHAIYMAGSGRINVAGLHSGNIDRFIAALAAVTG
- a CDS encoding DUF1134 domain-containing protein, producing MRIATLFRRSFAAIAGAGALLAAPLAAQPIESMDPNAFAIDGDLAENPGEQTVYTDPEGVTFTETAPQGMSESPGEVAPDWADPAGGPDRVAVAEASSSTYGEDDLIGAAEGVFGKGAEGLAKMIQDLLKDQGQPNGYIVGREAGGAFAVGVRYGSGTLHHKVEGQRKVYWTGPSIGFDFGANASNTFVLVYNLHDSEELYSRFPQGEGQAYLIGGLTASYLRKDDVVLIPIRMGAGLRLGLNAGYMKFSKKQRWLPF
- a CDS encoding tyrosine-type recombinase/integrase, coding for MGKLSAAQIRALTKPGRYMDGDGLSLLLTAPKKGYWVLRATINGRRRDIGLGPLDLVTLAEARELAIDMRRDIQRGIDPIEERKRQKIEILTFKAAAEKVHSEQKAAWKNGKHQDQWINTLETYAFPKLGDRLVNDIEGPLIREVLLDIWLEKPETARRVKQRIGVVLDWAYANGMRATEAPMRSLSRALPRQPKQDGHFAAMPYEDVPTFLKHLHKRTSVARLGLEFLILTASRSGEVRGAKWAEINLDAKLWTVPAERMKVGKEHVVPLTDAAIDVLERARPYYAECSNLVFPGRNVLRPMSDMTLLKILRYAKLAFTVHGFRSAFRDWAAEKTSYPGEVAEAALAHSVSNKVEAAYRRTNYLDKRRELMREWSDFCVGR
- a CDS encoding DUF305 domain-containing protein gives rise to the protein MADNQDPDHQQHHGGGGNYWRFMAMVATSTAIMFGLMYLNTYELDHVFWSETRFWMTFVMGGMMMIVMLLFMWGMYKDKTKNLIILGVGALTFAVALWLVRSQATVNDEEYMAAMIPHHSIAVLTSSRAEITDPRVRKLADSIIEAQVKEIAEMKMLIEDIETNGEMGDGTPLPARTTDLTPELLEEAVKALERPVGPDVREEVKLGD
- a CDS encoding ion channel, which translates into the protein MSAMDYDYFALITVTTVGLGGIYPTDHLREIAGIASLTGFILIRCTAQYVYKTMSQQED